One window of Candidatus Binatota bacterium genomic DNA carries:
- the hflX gene encoding GTPase HflX, translating to MSETAEKAVLVRASTEKAADSASLDELAMLAAAAGIEVAGRLSQHLRRVSAATLLGKGKVEELAALTLEVEADLVIFDDPLGPAQRRNLEKAIPGSKIIDRSQLILDIFASRAATRAGKIQVELAQLQYLLPRLTNQWTHLSRIKGGIGFKGPGETQLEVDRRQVQNRISTLKGKLATIDRTRRLNSREREAVPYPTVALVGYTNAGKSSLMNALAGADALVAPRMFATLDSTVRGVVLPAGGSIMLVDTVGFVAKLPHELIEAFKGTLEQVRRADLLLHVTDSASSQLGVRHEHVLSIISEIGAGHVPALDVYNKADLPAAATAPAGAVAVSARSEEGLDQLLARIEKLLTVDEQTVCMEIPAGEGELRAWLYRNSRVLNEKELDGGSSWIEARIHSRKVGQLRARVDSSEAKLVDPDDD from the coding sequence TTGAGCGAGACGGCCGAGAAGGCCGTCCTTGTACGGGCGTCTACTGAAAAAGCCGCCGACAGCGCCAGCCTCGACGAGTTGGCGATGTTGGCCGCCGCTGCAGGCATCGAAGTAGCCGGTAGACTCTCGCAACACCTGCGCCGGGTTAGCGCAGCAACACTGCTGGGCAAGGGCAAGGTAGAAGAACTCGCAGCGCTCACGCTGGAAGTAGAGGCCGACCTGGTGATCTTTGACGATCCGCTCGGGCCCGCACAACGGCGCAACCTCGAAAAAGCCATACCGGGCAGCAAGATCATCGACCGTAGCCAGCTCATACTCGATATCTTCGCGAGCAGAGCTGCCACGCGTGCGGGCAAAATCCAGGTTGAGCTGGCCCAGCTGCAATACCTGCTGCCGCGGTTGACCAACCAGTGGACCCACCTGTCTCGAATCAAGGGGGGCATAGGTTTCAAGGGTCCCGGCGAAACACAGCTGGAGGTTGATCGACGCCAGGTGCAGAACCGCATCTCCACGCTCAAGGGCAAACTGGCCACCATCGACCGGACCCGTCGGCTGAACAGCCGTGAACGCGAAGCCGTGCCTTACCCCACGGTCGCCCTAGTGGGCTACACAAACGCGGGAAAATCCTCGCTGATGAATGCTTTAGCGGGCGCCGACGCGCTGGTGGCACCGCGCATGTTTGCGACACTGGATTCCACCGTGCGCGGGGTCGTACTGCCAGCCGGGGGCTCGATCATGCTCGTGGACACGGTCGGCTTCGTGGCCAAGCTCCCCCACGAGCTCATAGAAGCGTTCAAGGGCACACTCGAGCAGGTGAGACGAGCCGACCTCCTCCTGCACGTCACAGATAGCGCTTCGAGCCAGCTTGGGGTCCGCCACGAACACGTTCTCTCCATAATCAGCGAGATCGGAGCCGGCCACGTACCGGCCCTGGACGTATACAACAAAGCTGACCTCCCGGCTGCCGCGACGGCGCCGGCCGGGGCCGTCGCTGTCTCAGCTCGCAGTGAGGAGGGGCTCGACCAATTGCTCGCTCGGATCGAAAAACTGTTAACGGTCGACGAACAGACCGTCTGCATGGAAATTCCCGCCGGCGAAGGAGAATTGCGAGCCTGGTTGTACCGCAACTCCCGTGTGTTAAACGAAAAGGAACTCGACGGGGGTAGCTCCTGGATAGAAGCTCGCATCCACTCCCGTAAAGTCGGCCAACTGCGTGCCCGGGTTGACTCCAGCGAGGCGAAGCTGGTGGATCCTGACGATGATTAA